A single window of Hymenobacter sp. APR13 DNA harbors:
- a CDS encoding glycosyltransferase: MRILHLLSANFFAGSVSYAVHLAEAHRAQGHEVWLLSDAATLPTAAHVEQLPISNRRHPQRLRNIRRIRQLVQQQQIEVVHAHSRAASWVAYFALRGLKVPLVSTVHGRQHLHTSTSLFDIYGDKVIAICENLRQHLIEEVKMRPEKIVQLPNGVDFPGSALPVASSPSPLSRGEGELAIDDNSKKPSGSPFSTGEGGRGDEASTADNLRLSFIGRFNGGKGERAAALLQQVFPALLTGFAGLRLALVGGELEHLPEAGKTALVALQQQFGERVEVVGFTDDVPGWLRRSTLVIGAGRVAIEALGAGVPVLALGEATCEGIVTEASYPTAAASNFGDISAQVGTSSHVDYPALLAQVRAFLAAPAAVPATLQQRVRTEFSLARISAEVLTVYRSAIMKKRLPGFLPVLMYHKIPTEPLQTKHRIFVTKDRFEEHLRFFRQQQFTPITFLDYLAFANGERPLADFPARPLILTFDDGYLDNYTNLLPLMQQYGYRGVLYLLGDPAIRYNYWDVDADPTEPRSDIMDEAQKLAFVAAGWEIGAHTMRHARLPELPAAEAAREIQDSKTALEQALATRIVSFAYPYGALTPETKAQVQAAGFAFGVATDTGGLHLEDDRMQVFRVNIFPEETTATLRKKTSFWYRAYYRWKRGK, from the coding sequence ATGCGTATTCTGCACTTGCTGTCCGCCAACTTCTTCGCCGGTTCGGTGAGCTACGCCGTGCACTTGGCCGAGGCGCACCGCGCCCAGGGCCACGAGGTCTGGCTGCTGTCGGACGCGGCCACGCTGCCCACGGCCGCGCACGTCGAGCAGCTGCCCATCAGCAACCGGCGGCACCCGCAGCGGCTGCGCAACATCCGGCGCATTCGGCAGCTGGTGCAGCAGCAGCAGATTGAGGTGGTGCACGCCCACTCGCGCGCTGCCAGCTGGGTGGCCTATTTCGCGCTGCGGGGCCTGAAGGTGCCGCTGGTGAGCACCGTGCACGGCCGCCAGCACCTGCACACCAGCACCAGCCTCTTCGACATCTACGGCGACAAAGTCATTGCCATCTGCGAAAACCTGCGTCAGCACCTCATCGAGGAAGTGAAAATGCGCCCCGAGAAAATCGTGCAGCTGCCCAACGGAGTGGATTTTCCTGGATCAGCTCTACCGGTGGCCTCATCCCCTAGCCCCCTCTCCCGTGGAGAGGGGGAACTAGCCATAGATGATAATTCTAAAAAGCCGTCAGGCTCCCCCTTCTCCACGGGAGAAGGGGGCCGGGGGGATGAGGCCTCAACTGCGGACAACCTCAGGCTCTCCTTCATCGGGCGCTTCAACGGCGGCAAGGGCGAGCGGGCGGCGGCCCTGCTGCAGCAGGTGTTTCCGGCGCTGCTCACCGGGTTTGCCGGGCTGCGGCTGGCGCTGGTGGGCGGCGAGCTGGAGCATCTGCCCGAAGCCGGCAAAACGGCCCTGGTGGCGCTGCAACAGCAGTTTGGCGAACGGGTGGAGGTGGTAGGCTTCACTGATGATGTGCCGGGCTGGCTGCGCCGCTCCACGCTGGTGATAGGGGCGGGGCGGGTGGCCATTGAGGCGCTGGGCGCGGGCGTGCCGGTGCTGGCGCTGGGCGAAGCCACCTGCGAAGGCATCGTGACGGAAGCCAGCTACCCCACGGCCGCCGCCTCCAACTTCGGCGACATCTCGGCGCAGGTCGGCACCAGCTCGCACGTAGACTACCCGGCGCTGCTGGCGCAGGTGCGGGCGTTTCTGGCGGCCCCGGCGGCGGTGCCGGCCACCCTGCAGCAGCGCGTGCGCACTGAGTTCAGTCTGGCCCGCATCAGCGCCGAGGTCCTGACGGTGTACCGTTCGGCCATCATGAAAAAGCGGCTGCCGGGCTTCCTGCCGGTGCTTATGTACCACAAAATCCCGACGGAGCCGCTGCAAACCAAGCACCGCATCTTCGTCACGAAAGACCGGTTTGAGGAGCACCTGCGCTTTTTCCGGCAGCAGCAGTTCACGCCCATCACCTTCCTCGACTACCTGGCCTTTGCCAACGGCGAGCGGCCCCTGGCCGACTTCCCGGCCCGCCCGCTCATCCTCACCTTCGACGACGGCTACCTCGACAACTACACCAACCTGCTGCCCCTGATGCAGCAGTACGGCTACCGCGGCGTGCTCTACCTGCTCGGCGACCCCGCCATCCGCTACAACTACTGGGACGTGGACGCCGACCCCACCGAGCCGCGCTCCGACATCATGGACGAAGCGCAGAAGCTGGCGTTTGTGGCCGCCGGCTGGGAAATCGGGGCCCATACCATGCGCCATGCCCGCCTGCCGGAGCTGCCCGCCGCCGAGGCTGCCCGGGAAATCCAGGACAGCAAAACGGCCCTGGAGCAGGCCCTGGCCACGCGCATCGTGTCCTTTGCCTACCCCTACGGCGCCCTCACGCCCGAAACCAAAGCCCAGGTGCAGGCGGCCGGCTTCGCCTTCGGCGTAGCCACCGACACCGGCGGCCTGCACCTCGAAGACGACCGGATGCAGGTGTTTCGGGTGAACATATTTCCGGAAGAAACCACGGCCACGCTGCGCAAGAAGACCTCGTTCTGGTACCGCGCCTACTACCGCTGGAAGCGCGGCAAGTAA
- a CDS encoding ATP-binding protein, translating into MAALPNPSDLQPLLDALQFSPENVPLRRHVANLLRQMGRFAEAEDHYRLGLRQAPDDVELQLGLAETYAALLKTSAALVVLEEVLRAHPDHARAHLLHARVLARAGGPPDEARAAYQQALQLDGSLRDQDLDEQLGLRPAARPAGGGPAADYNATHVSDQGLDEKALFAGLEKPKITFQDVGGMDAVKEEIGMKMIQPLLHPDLYKAYGKAAGGGLLLYGPPGCGKTYLARATAGEVKASFIHVGINDILDMWMGQSEKKLHDLFELARVQAPCVLFFDEVDALAANRHDLRQSAGRTLINQFLEELDGARSSNDGVLILAATNAPWQLDPAFRRPGRFDRIVLVTPPDEPARVAILEVLLRNKPVAADLRLPALAAQTAGLSGADLQAVVDTAVEACLRESMKAGQVRPVQQSHLLAAAKQVRPSTKEWFATAKNYALYSNEGGTYDDILTYLGIKK; encoded by the coding sequence ATGGCCGCCTTACCCAATCCATCCGACTTACAACCCCTACTCGACGCCCTGCAGTTTTCGCCCGAAAACGTGCCCCTACGCCGCCACGTAGCCAACCTGCTGCGCCAGATGGGCCGCTTTGCCGAAGCCGAAGACCACTACCGCCTCGGCCTGCGCCAGGCCCCCGACGACGTGGAGCTGCAGCTGGGGCTGGCCGAAACCTACGCGGCCCTGCTGAAAACCTCGGCCGCGCTGGTGGTGCTGGAAGAAGTGCTGCGCGCCCACCCCGACCACGCCCGCGCCCACCTGCTGCACGCCCGGGTGCTGGCCCGCGCCGGCGGTCCGCCCGACGAAGCCCGCGCCGCCTACCAGCAGGCCCTGCAGCTGGACGGCAGCCTGCGCGACCAAGACCTCGACGAGCAGCTGGGCCTACGCCCGGCGGCCCGCCCTGCCGGGGGCGGCCCCGCAGCCGACTACAACGCCACCCACGTTTCAGACCAGGGCCTGGATGAAAAGGCGCTGTTTGCGGGCCTGGAGAAGCCGAAAATCACGTTTCAGGATGTGGGCGGCATGGACGCAGTGAAGGAGGAAATTGGGATGAAGATGATTCAGCCGCTGCTGCATCCCGACTTGTACAAAGCCTACGGCAAAGCGGCCGGGGGCGGACTGCTGCTGTACGGCCCGCCCGGCTGCGGCAAAACCTACCTGGCCCGTGCCACGGCCGGCGAGGTGAAGGCCTCGTTTATCCACGTGGGCATCAACGACATTCTGGACATGTGGATGGGCCAGAGCGAGAAGAAGCTGCACGACTTGTTCGAGCTGGCCCGCGTGCAGGCGCCCTGCGTGCTGTTTTTCGACGAGGTGGATGCCCTGGCCGCCAACCGCCACGACCTGCGCCAGAGCGCCGGCCGCACCCTCATCAACCAGTTTCTGGAGGAGCTGGACGGGGCCCGCAGCTCCAACGACGGCGTGCTCATCCTGGCCGCCACCAACGCCCCCTGGCAGCTCGACCCCGCCTTCCGCCGTCCCGGCCGCTTCGACCGGATTGTGCTGGTGACCCCGCCCGACGAGCCCGCCCGCGTAGCCATCCTGGAAGTGCTGCTGCGCAACAAGCCCGTGGCCGCCGACCTGCGCCTGCCTGCCCTGGCCGCCCAAACCGCCGGCCTCTCCGGCGCCGACCTGCAGGCCGTGGTGGACACGGCCGTGGAGGCCTGTTTGCGCGAGTCGATGAAGGCGGGCCAGGTGCGGCCGGTGCAGCAGAGCCACCTGCTGGCCGCCGCCAAGCAGGTGCGCCCCAGCACCAAGGAGTGGTTTGCCACGGCCAAAAACTACGCCCTCTACTCCAACGAAGGCGGCACCTACGACGACATCCTGACTTATCTGGGCATCAAAAAATAG
- a CDS encoding tetratricopeptide repeat protein, translating into MMPGTPAARWQDAVQNLLDIHRPEQAERLVRQQLALNPQDVFAHILLSFALYQQSRLEGAREVAQQALALNPTASEAFYVLFLVEDQAGQAPARAGALREALRLQPFNPKYLAAQAQLHLHQNQPAAAQQTAARGLANYPSHAGCLIALANALHEQQRWPDLAPVLQQLVAAHPTMPKAHQLLGREAMRLQYYAAAQTHFQEVLRLAPTDATALHGASQAIRRQLWIGRAAVWLDNYLTFISEGTKQGKLRAWGHFLLILIPLSLLCIPILLFMGFEAVYWRLHPQVRRLRNRPDQALPYAQQTFWRYGPVAAFTLLLLAWLTGIFWLLVWLGVPESSLGPGLTGGLTTVAMAIWAAFKHASEQPLPEKSPLGKVLAAALALALSITCASWSATWPYGPLGILGLTSWAGFIVFRRARAAA; encoded by the coding sequence ATGATGCCCGGAACCCCGGCCGCGCGGTGGCAGGACGCGGTGCAGAACCTGCTGGATATACACCGGCCGGAGCAGGCCGAACGGCTGGTTCGGCAGCAGCTGGCGCTCAATCCGCAGGATGTGTTTGCGCACATCCTGCTCAGCTTTGCGCTATACCAGCAGAGTCGGCTGGAAGGAGCGCGGGAAGTGGCTCAGCAGGCGCTGGCCCTGAACCCAACCGCCAGTGAGGCATTTTATGTGCTGTTTCTGGTGGAAGACCAAGCCGGACAGGCGCCTGCCCGGGCCGGGGCGTTGCGGGAAGCCCTCCGCCTGCAGCCCTTCAACCCCAAATACCTGGCGGCCCAGGCTCAGCTTCACTTACACCAAAACCAGCCGGCCGCGGCGCAGCAGACGGCGGCGCGGGGCCTGGCCAATTACCCTAGTCACGCCGGCTGCCTGATAGCGCTGGCGAATGCGCTGCACGAACAGCAGCGCTGGCCAGACCTGGCGCCGGTGCTGCAGCAGCTGGTGGCGGCTCATCCTACTATGCCGAAAGCGCACCAGCTGCTGGGCCGCGAGGCGATGCGGCTGCAGTACTATGCAGCCGCCCAAACGCATTTTCAGGAAGTGTTGCGCCTGGCTCCCACCGATGCCACGGCCCTGCACGGAGCCAGTCAGGCAATCCGCCGCCAGCTCTGGATTGGCCGGGCGGCCGTGTGGCTGGATAATTATCTGACCTTCATTTCGGAAGGCACCAAACAAGGCAAGCTGAGAGCTTGGGGGCATTTCCTGCTGATTCTGATTCCGCTGAGCCTGCTGTGCATCCCCATCCTGCTTTTCATGGGGTTTGAGGCCGTGTACTGGCGCCTGCACCCGCAGGTGCGGCGCCTGCGTAACCGCCCCGACCAGGCCCTTCCGTACGCGCAGCAAACATTCTGGCGGTATGGGCCGGTAGCGGCCTTTACGCTGTTGCTGCTGGCCTGGCTTACGGGCATATTCTGGCTGCTGGTGTGGCTGGGCGTGCCGGAAAGCAGCCTGGGGCCAGGCCTCACGGGCGGGCTTACTACGGTGGCTATGGCTATTTGGGCCGCTTTCAAACACGCCTCCGAGCAGCCGTTGCCTGAAAAGTCGCCCTTGGGAAAGGTGCTGGCCGCCGCGCTGGCGCTGGCACTCAGTATTACGTGCGCAAGCTGGTCGGCAACCTGGCCCTATGGGCCGCTGGGAATACTGGGGCTCACTAGCTGGGCCGGGTTTATCGTCTTTCGCCGGGCGCGGGCAGCAGCGTAG
- a CDS encoding tetratricopeptide repeat protein translates to MDNPQPRRIQVLLRQLRPDLAKTEARRQLARFPESSQLQALLGLSLIRQHKPAESQPPAERAVALDAQNDFAFYVLSIACLQNGQLPQAALHIATALQLQPTVPDYHFLQGSVAFAEGHTEAALAAADRGLWLHPQHVQCLNLRARALSRLGGGADWQPGYQQALREAPLFAPTHVNLGFSHLEHAQFQQAEAHFLQALALDPTSQEARAGVVSTAVSRAGLAPQPKPPKPWFVENKRAGFFLIAPFVLMFLVVLYAALEDVEAATLRQYALPVLAGAVLLFLSPVWLIASFKTLHLSWQLLRPATRHILPPPHGRQLAVEAGAILAFYLTLAALLLPGTAGGGGMLLVLSLTAVAVGQQTLSTVPGRRVGYLYAAGLLLLAVVLGALHPAYGLSWRALMLYFNLGTWLYLLAFSYLD, encoded by the coding sequence ATGGATAACCCTCAGCCGCGCCGGATTCAGGTTTTGCTGCGCCAGCTACGCCCCGACCTAGCCAAAACGGAAGCCCGGCGGCAGCTGGCCCGGTTTCCGGAGTCCAGCCAGCTGCAGGCGCTGCTGGGGCTTAGCCTGATTCGCCAGCACAAACCGGCCGAAAGCCAGCCCCCCGCCGAGCGGGCCGTGGCCCTGGACGCGCAGAACGACTTTGCCTTCTACGTGCTCAGCATCGCCTGCCTGCAGAATGGGCAACTGCCGCAGGCCGCTCTGCATATTGCTACGGCCCTGCAGCTGCAGCCCACCGTGCCCGACTACCATTTCCTGCAGGGCTCCGTGGCTTTCGCCGAAGGCCATACGGAAGCCGCCCTGGCTGCCGCCGACCGGGGTCTGTGGCTGCATCCGCAGCACGTGCAATGCCTCAACCTCCGGGCGCGGGCCCTGTCCAGGCTGGGTGGCGGGGCCGACTGGCAGCCGGGGTACCAGCAGGCGCTGCGCGAGGCACCTCTGTTTGCGCCTACGCACGTCAACCTAGGCTTCAGCCACCTGGAGCACGCCCAGTTTCAGCAGGCCGAAGCGCATTTTCTGCAGGCCCTGGCCCTCGACCCCACTTCGCAGGAGGCCCGGGCGGGCGTGGTATCCACGGCCGTTTCCCGCGCGGGCTTAGCTCCCCAGCCCAAGCCCCCCAAACCGTGGTTTGTTGAAAACAAACGGGCCGGTTTTTTCCTGATTGCCCCTTTTGTATTGATGTTTCTGGTGGTGCTTTATGCCGCACTGGAAGATGTGGAAGCTGCCACCCTGCGGCAGTATGCGCTACCAGTGCTGGCCGGGGCAGTGCTGCTGTTTCTCTCGCCGGTGTGGCTGATTGCCAGCTTCAAAACCCTGCACCTTAGCTGGCAGCTGCTGCGGCCCGCTACCCGCCACATTCTGCCGCCTCCCCACGGCCGACAGTTGGCCGTGGAGGCCGGGGCCATCCTGGCGTTCTACCTTACCCTGGCGGCCCTGCTGCTACCGGGCACCGCAGGCGGGGGCGGGATGCTGCTTGTCCTGAGCTTGACGGCGGTGGCCGTGGGCCAGCAAACCCTCAGCACCGTGCCGGGCCGCCGGGTGGGCTACCTTTACGCCGCTGGGCTGCTGCTGCTGGCCGTGGTGCTGGGCGCCTTGCATCCCGCGTACGGCCTGAGCTGGCGGGCCCTGATGCTGTATTTCAACCTCGGAACCTGGCTCTATCTGCTGGCCTTTTCTTATCTCGATTAA
- a CDS encoding tetratricopeptide repeat protein, with protein sequence MDSYQSISRVQLLLQHKRPQEAEQEARRQLRDNPDNSFLHCLLALALMELTQLTEAQVEAEQAIYLDPESSFAFYVLSAALQRQHELPAALEAIEQALALDPEDADYQHVLGQLRFQQGQLHAALRAAETGLQVDPTHVDCLGLRARCLARLGRRDEASADLDEALRHSPTDAGTHADLGWVALERGRAKQAAGHFREALRLNPTSDYAREGLVSALKARFWLYNGFYRFMVWTQTLSPGTRQGLFIGLFLLSRVVPGLLPLYLVLVYMSWFAEPLFNSLLRFNRYGRFALSEADTRYSNQFLALLLSALALLGAGRYGHLSPLTTAGIVGLGLLFPLVGTQRQWHPKRRQQSKWFGWGLAAVGVLAICFDVLALPGEGPLFLTFLGGTLVYVWVMGLRS encoded by the coding sequence ATGGATTCCTATCAGTCGATCAGCCGCGTACAGTTACTGCTGCAGCACAAGCGCCCCCAGGAGGCCGAGCAGGAAGCCCGCCGCCAGCTCCGCGACAACCCCGACAACAGCTTTCTGCACTGCCTGCTGGCGTTGGCGTTGATGGAGCTGACTCAATTGACCGAGGCCCAGGTCGAAGCCGAGCAGGCCATCTACCTCGACCCCGAAAGCAGCTTTGCCTTCTACGTGCTGAGCGCCGCCCTGCAGCGCCAGCATGAGTTGCCGGCGGCGCTGGAAGCCATTGAGCAGGCCCTGGCCCTCGACCCCGAAGATGCCGACTACCAGCACGTGCTGGGCCAGTTGCGGTTTCAGCAGGGGCAGCTGCACGCCGCGTTGCGCGCAGCCGAAACCGGTTTGCAGGTCGACCCCACCCACGTCGACTGCCTGGGTCTGCGGGCGCGCTGCCTGGCCCGCCTCGGCCGCCGCGACGAAGCCTCCGCCGACCTCGACGAAGCCCTGCGCCACAGCCCCACCGATGCCGGCACCCACGCCGACCTGGGCTGGGTGGCCCTGGAGCGCGGCCGCGCCAAGCAGGCCGCCGGCCACTTCCGCGAAGCCCTGCGCCTCAACCCCACCTCCGACTACGCCCGCGAAGGCCTGGTATCGGCCCTAAAAGCGCGTTTCTGGCTCTACAATGGCTTCTACCGCTTCATGGTCTGGACCCAGACGCTGAGCCCGGGCACCCGGCAGGGCCTGTTTATCGGACTTTTTCTGCTCTCGCGGGTAGTACCGGGGCTACTGCCGCTATACCTCGTGCTGGTGTACATGAGCTGGTTTGCCGAGCCCCTGTTCAACTCGCTGCTGCGCTTCAACCGCTACGGCCGCTTTGCCCTCAGCGAAGCCGACACGCGCTATTCCAACCAGTTTCTGGCCTTGCTGCTGAGTGCCCTGGCCCTGCTGGGCGCGGGCCGTTACGGCCACCTCAGCCCGCTGACTACGGCCGGCATTGTGGGGCTGGGGCTGCTGTTTCCGCTGGTGGGCACGCAGCGGCAGTGGCACCCAAAACGGCGGCAGCAGTCGAAGTGGTTTGGCTGGGGCCTGGCGGCCGTGGGCGTACTGGCCATCTGCTTTGATGTGCTGGCGCTGCCGGGTGAGGGTCCGCTGTTCCTGACGTTTCTGGGCGGCACGCTGGTGTACGTGTGGGTGATGGGCCTGCGTAGCTAG
- a CDS encoding threonine synthase: MTTLETTTHSRLQVLHCAACHTPHDAFALQRVSACCGQPLLARYDLTAPLTPADVINPADNSMWRYRALLPLLDDANLVTLGEGWTPLLPLPRLAARHGLRSLLLKDEGQNPTGSFKARGLSMAVSKAKELGVTGCIIPTAGNAGVALAAYCARAGLRCVVVMPRHTPTAFKEECYWYGAEVHLVDGLINDCAARVRELNAAGELLDVSTLKEPYRLEGKKTMGYELAEQLSWSLPDVLLYPAGGGTGLIGIWKALREMHELGWLPRHARLPRMIAVQAASCCPLVETRAGRQPNCHAYVGQPSIANGLAVPRPLGEPLMLDVLDESHGLALPITDEQMLAGMRELSHLEGLFVAPEGGALWSAALHLLHTGQIRPEEQILLLNTGSAQKYLDNVLGRANG, encoded by the coding sequence ATGACCACCCTCGAGACCACCACCCACTCCCGTTTGCAGGTGCTGCACTGCGCCGCCTGCCACACCCCCCACGACGCCTTCGCGCTGCAGCGCGTATCGGCCTGCTGCGGCCAGCCGCTGCTGGCCCGCTATGACCTCACCGCCCCGCTCACCCCCGCCGACGTCATCAACCCGGCCGATAACTCCATGTGGCGCTACCGGGCTTTGCTGCCCCTGCTCGACGACGCCAACCTAGTGACGCTGGGCGAGGGCTGGACGCCGCTGCTGCCGCTGCCCCGCCTGGCCGCCCGCCACGGCCTGCGCAGCCTGCTGCTCAAGGACGAAGGCCAGAACCCGACCGGTTCGTTCAAGGCCCGGGGCCTGAGTATGGCGGTTTCCAAAGCCAAAGAGTTGGGCGTAACCGGCTGCATCATCCCCACGGCCGGCAACGCGGGCGTGGCCCTGGCCGCCTACTGCGCCCGGGCCGGCCTGCGCTGCGTGGTGGTGATGCCCCGCCACACGCCCACGGCCTTCAAGGAGGAATGCTACTGGTACGGCGCCGAGGTGCACCTCGTGGACGGCCTCATCAACGACTGCGCCGCCCGGGTGCGCGAACTGAACGCCGCTGGCGAGCTGCTCGACGTATCCACCCTCAAGGAGCCCTACCGCCTCGAAGGCAAGAAAACTATGGGCTACGAGCTGGCCGAACAGCTCAGTTGGTCGTTGCCCGATGTGCTGCTGTACCCGGCCGGGGGTGGCACCGGCCTCATCGGCATCTGGAAGGCCCTGCGCGAAATGCATGAGCTGGGCTGGCTGCCACGCCACGCCAGGCTGCCCCGGATGATAGCCGTGCAGGCCGCCAGCTGCTGCCCGTTGGTGGAAACCCGCGCCGGCCGCCAGCCCAACTGCCACGCCTACGTGGGCCAGCCCTCCATTGCCAACGGCTTGGCCGTGCCCCGCCCCCTGGGCGAACCGCTCATGCTGGATGTGCTGGATGAGTCCCACGGTCTGGCCCTGCCCATCACCGACGAGCAGATGCTGGCGGGCATGCGCGAGCTAAGTCACCTGGAAGGCCTGTTCGTGGCCCCGGAGGGCGGGGCGCTCTGGAGTGCGGCTCTGCACCTGCTGCACACTGGCCAGATCCGGCCCGAGGAGCAGATCCTGCTGCTCAATACCGGCTCAGCCCAGAAGTACCTGGACAACGTGCTGGGCCGGGCAAACGGGTAG
- a CDS encoding LysR substrate-binding domain-containing protein: MLSHAHEVFLEVARQLSFTKAGQTLFLSQSAVSKRVRALEEHYKTGLFERLGNAVQLTAAGELLYRKLLLARQLQHELEQEFTELSPEFQPRQQMIIGASTTISLYVIPPVLSAYLGRYPHTQLTLKNRNSENILKALLEHEIDLGIIEGIHKVSHVTYTPLLTDEVVAVCSARNPLHRRELEAQDLRRTPVALRETGSGTLAVLEEALQTHGIRLTDLPVKVRLGGTEALKNFVRVDTCLAFLPRQSVMKELAAGELVEVPVRDLNLVRHFDFVQRKGTENNLPYKTFVQFARLYYGNAQR; encoded by the coding sequence ATGCTTTCCCACGCGCACGAAGTCTTTCTGGAAGTTGCCCGGCAGCTGAGCTTCACCAAGGCGGGGCAGACGCTGTTTCTGAGCCAGTCGGCGGTGAGCAAGCGGGTGCGGGCGCTGGAGGAGCACTACAAGACGGGTTTGTTTGAGCGACTCGGCAATGCGGTGCAGCTCACGGCCGCCGGCGAGTTGCTGTACCGCAAGCTGCTGCTGGCCCGGCAGCTGCAGCACGAACTGGAGCAGGAGTTCACCGAGCTGAGTCCCGAGTTTCAGCCGCGCCAGCAGATGATAATCGGGGCCAGCACCACTATTTCGCTCTACGTGATTCCGCCGGTGCTGTCGGCCTACCTGGGCCGCTACCCGCACACCCAGCTCACGCTCAAAAACCGCAACTCCGAGAACATCCTCAAAGCCCTGCTGGAGCACGAAATCGACCTGGGCATCATCGAGGGCATCCACAAAGTCAGCCACGTCACCTACACCCCGCTGCTCACCGATGAGGTGGTGGCCGTGTGCTCGGCCCGCAACCCGCTGCACCGCCGCGAGCTGGAAGCCCAGGACCTGCGCCGCACGCCCGTGGCCCTGCGCGAAACCGGCTCGGGCACGCTGGCCGTGCTGGAAGAGGCCCTGCAAACCCACGGCATCCGCCTCACTGATTTGCCGGTGAAAGTGCGCCTGGGCGGCACCGAAGCCCTCAAGAACTTCGTGCGGGTAGATACGTGCCTGGCGTTTCTGCCCCGGCAGTCGGTGATGAAGGAGCTGGCCGCCGGCGAGCTGGTGGAAGTGCCCGTGCGCGACCTGAACCTAGTGCGCCACTTCGATTTCGTGCAGCGCAAAGGCACCGAAAACAACCTGCCCTACAAAACCTTCGTGCAGTTCGCCCGGCTGTATTACGGCAACGCGCAGCGGTAA